The uncultured Fusobacterium sp. genome includes a window with the following:
- a CDS encoding uracil-xanthine permease family protein: MENTEKVMGKAKFILGIQHVLAMFGATVLVPFLTGLNPSIALISAGVGTLIFHLCTKRIVPVFLGSSFAFIGALTLVLKQEGIGAIKGGVIAAGFIYVIMSYLVKTFGVERVKSFFPPIVTGPIIMLIGLRMSPTALNMAGYANGKFDGKSLIVACSVILTMVSITMMKKSFLRLIPILTAVIVGYIVATFLGMVDFSVVSQAKWIGLSTEAASDLLTVPAMSLTGIIAIAPIALVVFIEHIGDITTNGAVVGKDFFKDPGIHRTLLGDGLATIAAGFLGGPANTTYGENTGVLAVTKVYDPSILRIAACYAIVLGFIGKFGILLQTIPLPVMGGVSVILFGMIASVGVRTVVDARLDFSNSRNLIISSIIFVLGIAVDNIVIWQTVSVSGLALAAFSGVVLNKVLPRDREVKLKKLD; this comes from the coding sequence ATGGAAAATACAGAAAAAGTAATGGGAAAAGCTAAATTTATTTTGGGAATACAACACGTATTAGCTATGTTTGGAGCTACTGTTTTAGTTCCTTTCTTAACAGGTTTAAATCCATCTATAGCTTTAATATCTGCTGGAGTAGGAACACTAATTTTCCATCTTTGTACAAAAAGAATTGTACCTGTTTTTTTAGGATCATCTTTTGCTTTTATAGGAGCCTTAACTTTAGTGTTAAAACAAGAGGGAATAGGAGCTATAAAAGGTGGAGTAATAGCAGCTGGATTTATCTATGTAATAATGTCTTATTTGGTAAAAACTTTTGGAGTAGAGAGGGTAAAATCTTTCTTTCCACCAATAGTTACTGGGCCAATTATCATGTTAATAGGACTTAGAATGAGCCCTACAGCTTTAAATATGGCTGGATATGCAAATGGAAAATTTGATGGAAAGAGTTTAATTGTCGCTTGTTCAGTAATTTTAACTATGGTATCTATTACAATGATGAAAAAATCATTTTTAAGACTTATTCCAATATTAACTGCTGTAATTGTAGGTTATATAGTGGCTACTTTTTTAGGAATGGTAGATTTTTCTGTAGTATCTCAAGCTAAATGGATAGGACTTTCTACTGAAGCAGCAAGCGATCTATTAACAGTACCAGCTATGTCACTTACAGGAATAATAGCTATAGCTCCAATAGCTTTAGTTGTTTTTATAGAACATATAGGAGATATAACTACAAATGGAGCTGTTGTTGGAAAGGATTTCTTTAAAGATCCAGGAATACATAGAACATTACTAGGAGATGGACTTGCAACAATAGCAGCTGGATTTTTAGGTGGACCTGCAAATACAACTTATGGTGAAAATACAGGAGTACTTGCTGTAACTAAAGTTTATGATCCATCTATTTTAAGAATAGCAGCTTGTTATGCAATAGTACTAGGATTTATAGGAAAATTCGGAATACTTTTACAAACAATTCCATTACCAGTAATGGGAGGAGTATCTGTAATTTTATTTGGAATGATAGCTTCAGTTGGAGTAAGAACAGTAGTAGATGCAAGACTTGATTTCTCAAACTCAAGAAATTTAATAATTTCTTCTATAATATTTGTACTTGGAATTGCTGTGGACAATATTGTAATTTGGCAAACAGTATCTGTATCAGGTTTAGCTTTAGCAGCTTTTTCTGGAGTAGTTTTAAATAAAGTTCTTCCAAGAGATAGAGAGGTAAAATTAAAAAAATTAGATTAG
- a CDS encoding thiamine diphosphokinase, whose product MKIAYVFFNGELLGSKEYYLKVLNENIGDIYCADGGAYLLEKLDLIPKEIWGDFDSISEDILKKYEEKEVIIKRFPKDKDFTDGELILQHISKKNYDKIIVIGGLGGRKDHELTNLNLMFKFKNLFFITEEEEIFAIDRYKEFIEEKGKTISFIPFSEKVEGLTLTGFKYPLENYTLHQGDTICISNIAIDDKAIISFKNGKILGIIIK is encoded by the coding sequence ATGAAGATAGCGTATGTTTTTTTCAATGGAGAACTTTTAGGAAGTAAGGAATATTACCTAAAGGTATTAAATGAAAATATAGGGGATATTTATTGTGCTGATGGAGGAGCATATCTTTTAGAAAAATTAGATCTTATCCCAAAAGAGATATGGGGAGATTTTGATTCTATATCTGAAGATATCTTAAAAAAATATGAAGAAAAGGAAGTTATAATAAAAAGATTTCCTAAAGATAAAGATTTTACAGATGGAGAATTAATACTTCAACATATTTCTAAAAAAAATTATGATAAAATTATTGTAATAGGAGGCTTAGGTGGTCGAAAAGATCATGAGTTAACTAACCTTAATTTAATGTTTAAATTTAAAAATCTTTTTTTTATAACAGAAGAAGAGGAGATTTTTGCTATAGATAGATACAAAGAATTTATAGAAGAAAAGGGAAAAACTATCTCTTTTATTCCTTTTTCTGAAAAAGTTGAAGGATTAACTTTAACAGGATTTAAGTACCCTCTTGAAAACTATACACTTCATCAAGGAGATACTATTTGTATAAGCAATATAGCTATAGATGATAAAGCAATTATATCTTTTAAGAATGGAAAAATATTAGGAATAATTATAAAATAA
- a CDS encoding thioesterase family protein, protein MLKEGMQLIQSKVVNEGETAAKVASGALEVFSTPMLIAFMENTAFNLAQKELAEGDTTVGISVNIKHLKANLIGDKLSCIATLEKIDGKKLDFSVKVLHGETVVGEGEHSRFIVNEKKFLEKLNK, encoded by the coding sequence ATGTTAAAAGAAGGAATGCAATTAATACAAAGTAAAGTGGTAAATGAAGGTGAAACAGCTGCTAAAGTTGCGTCAGGAGCTTTAGAGGTATTTTCAACACCAATGCTTATAGCTTTTATGGAAAATACTGCTTTTAATCTTGCTCAAAAGGAATTAGCAGAAGGAGATACTACTGTTGGTATTTCTGTAAATATTAAACATCTTAAAGCTAATCTTATTGGAGATAAGTTAAGTTGTATAGCTACTTTAGAAAAAATAGATGGAAAAAAATTAGATTTTTCTGTAAAGGTATTACATGGAGAAACTGTTGTTGGAGAGGGAGAACACAGCAGATTTATAGTTAATGAAAAGAAATTTTTAGAAAAATTAAATAAATAG
- a CDS encoding endonuclease/exonuclease/phosphatase family protein: MKRVKYLILFLFISLTILSQEVYIASFNTLRIGKAQKDYELMSKILEPFDIIGLIEVMSPLGVEKLIEELEKESGEKWKYHISPYPVGKSSYKEYFAYIWKSEKVDFLDEKGFYLDEKQEFERPPYGANFRINNFDFTFVLVHSIFGKRESQRRAEAFKMEEVYNYFQNLEAEENDIIIAGDFNLSANDEAFENLLKHEDSIIYTINPKIKTTIGKDKLASSYDNMFISKIYTQEFEGKSGAVDFTKKKYRLMKDKISDHLPIFIVIDSEFDDD; this comes from the coding sequence ATGAAAAGAGTAAAATATCTAATATTATTTTTATTTATAAGTTTAACAATTTTATCTCAAGAAGTTTATATAGCATCTTTTAATACTTTAAGAATAGGGAAAGCTCAGAAAGATTATGAATTGATGAGTAAAATTTTGGAACCTTTTGATATAATTGGACTTATAGAAGTTATGAGTCCTTTGGGAGTGGAAAAGTTAATAGAAGAGCTAGAAAAAGAGAGTGGAGAGAAGTGGAAATATCATATATCTCCATATCCAGTGGGAAAAAGTAGTTATAAGGAGTACTTTGCTTATATATGGAAAAGTGAAAAAGTAGATTTTTTAGATGAGAAAGGTTTCTATTTAGATGAAAAACAAGAGTTTGAAAGACCACCTTATGGTGCAAATTTCAGAATTAATAATTTTGATTTTACCTTTGTATTAGTTCACTCTATTTTTGGAAAAAGAGAATCACAAAGAAGAGCAGAAGCATTTAAAATGGAAGAAGTGTATAATTATTTTCAAAATTTAGAAGCAGAAGAAAATGATATTATTATAGCGGGAGATTTTAATTTAAGTGCTAACGATGAAGCTTTTGAAAATTTATTAAAACATGAAGATAGTATAATATATACAATTAATCCCAAAATAAAAACTACTATTGGAAAGGATAAATTAGCAAGTTCCTATGACAATATGTTTATTTCAAAAATTTATACACAGGAATTTGAGGGAAAGAGTGGAGCTGTAGATTTTACAAAGAAAAAATATAGATTGATGAAGGATAAAATATCAGATCACTTACCTATTTTTATAGTTATAGATAGTGAATTTGATGATGATTAG
- the pepF gene encoding oligoendopeptidase F, with product MLKREEIDKKYKWNMTDFYANWENWDKDLEDLKIMMKEIPQYRGQIKDDSKKFIELIQLEERLGRLLDKLYVYVYMLKDLDSKDEISSVKLQEIQALYTEYSVSAAWITPEILQIPKETMERWIDENPELKDHRFGLMEIYRLQGHVLDEGKEKLLSYYGQYMGAPHDIYAELSISDMKWNEVKLSDGYEGPVTNGIYSKVLSTNRNQEDRKKAFEALYGAFENNKNTYGAIYRALLQRDVASSKGRNYGSSLEKALEPKNVPVDVYTTLLKSAIDNNAPLQRYVNLRKKALGLKEYHYYDNSINIVEYDKTFDYDTAKEMVYNSVAPLGEDYLTKMNKAISEGWIDVFETENKRSGAYSIGIYDVHPYMLLNYQSTLDDVFTLAHELGHTLHTILSNEKQPYATHDYTIFVAEVASTFNERLLLDYMIKNSNDPIEKIALIEQALGNIVGTFYIQTLFANYEYQAHKLIEDGKAVTPDVLSGIMDNLFKEYFGDTITMDELQKIIWARIPHFFNSPYYVYQYATSFASSANLYDRITNTKYSEEERVKAKEDYLTLLKSGGNDHPMFQLKKAGVDLTKEESFHAVAVEFDRLLNILEEELNKLEK from the coding sequence GTGTTAAAAAGAGAAGAGATAGATAAAAAATATAAATGGAATATGACAGATTTTTATGCTAATTGGGAAAATTGGGATAAAGATTTAGAAGATTTAAAAATTATGATGAAAGAGATTCCACAATACAGAGGTCAAATTAAAGATGACTCTAAAAAATTTATTGAACTTATTCAATTAGAAGAGAGATTAGGAAGATTATTAGATAAACTTTATGTATATGTATATATGTTAAAAGATTTAGATTCTAAAGATGAGATATCTTCTGTAAAACTTCAAGAAATACAAGCTTTATATACAGAGTATTCTGTAAGTGCAGCTTGGATAACACCAGAGATTCTACAAATTCCAAAGGAAACTATGGAAAGATGGATAGATGAAAATCCAGAATTAAAAGATCATAGATTTGGACTTATGGAGATATATAGATTACAAGGGCATGTATTGGATGAAGGAAAAGAAAAATTACTTTCTTACTATGGACAATATATGGGAGCTCCTCATGATATATATGCTGAACTTTCTATTTCTGATATGAAATGGAATGAAGTTAAACTTTCAGATGGGTATGAAGGACCTGTAACTAATGGAATTTACTCTAAAGTTCTATCTACAAATAGAAATCAAGAGGATAGAAAAAAAGCTTTTGAGGCACTATATGGAGCTTTTGAAAATAATAAAAATACTTATGGAGCAATATATAGAGCACTACTTCAAAGGGATGTTGCTTCATCTAAGGGAAGAAACTATGGTTCAAGTTTAGAAAAAGCTTTAGAACCTAAAAATGTTCCAGTAGATGTATATACAACACTTTTAAAATCTGCAATAGATAATAATGCACCATTACAAAGATATGTAAATTTAAGAAAAAAAGCTTTAGGTTTAAAAGAGTATCATTACTATGATAACAGTATAAATATAGTAGAGTATGATAAAACTTTTGACTATGATACAGCTAAAGAGATGGTGTATAATTCAGTAGCTCCTCTTGGAGAAGATTATTTAACTAAAATGAATAAAGCTATAAGTGAAGGTTGGATAGATGTATTTGAAACTGAAAATAAAAGAAGTGGAGCTTATTCAATAGGAATATATGATGTACATCCATATATGTTATTAAACTATCAATCAACTTTAGATGATGTATTTACATTAGCTCATGAATTAGGACATACACTACATACAATACTATCAAATGAAAAACAACCATATGCAACTCATGATTATACAATATTTGTTGCAGAAGTGGCTTCAACTTTTAATGAGAGATTACTACTTGACTATATGATTAAAAATTCAAATGATCCAATAGAAAAAATTGCTTTAATAGAGCAAGCTTTAGGAAATATTGTAGGAACTTTCTATATTCAAACTTTATTTGCTAACTATGAGTATCAAGCTCACAAGTTAATTGAAGATGGTAAAGCAGTAACTCCAGATGTTCTTAGTGGAATAATGGATAATTTATTCAAAGAGTATTTTGGTGATACTATAACTATGGATGAGTTACAAAAAATAATTTGGGCAAGAATACCACACTTCTTTAATTCACCTTATTATGTGTATCAATATGCAACAAGTTTTGCTTCATCAGCAAATCTATATGATAGAATAACTAATACTAAGTATAGTGAAGAGGAAAGAGTAAAAGCTAAAGAAGATTACTTAACACTTTTAAAATCAGGAGGAAATGATCATCCTATGTTTCAACTTAAAAAGGCAGGGGTG